In Bactrocera oleae isolate idBacOlea1 chromosome 3, idBacOlea1, whole genome shotgun sequence, a genomic segment contains:
- the LOC106625026 gene encoding enoyl-CoA delta isomerase 1, mitochondrial, which produces MTTSIMHLSKHGLRSLVKTSALAHNYASSTGTASPPQFTTLSVDDKTGIATLTLNRPPANALNAAFMGEIARSIKELEQSKCRGLILTSSSEHIFCAGLDLKECYKTETSHLQGIWVALQNLWHTLYSSPLITVALINGHTVAGGCMLALSSEYRIMLPNFKIGINETMVGLAVPMWLIDTYLNVISNRRVGEWDLTASRIYSSDGALKAGLVDELAASKEQGLERAVAFISSYPKHSLAARAITKRQFRMHDLKNFEDNRQHDLEIFLSTIQKPHVQSYLGEYLESLKKKA; this is translated from the coding sequence ATGACCACAAGCATTATGCATTTGTCAAAACACGGCCTCCGCAGTCTTGTGAAAACAAGCGCTCTCGCTCACAACTACGCCAGCAGCACCGGCACTGCGTCCCCACCACAATTCACCACACTGAGCGTGGACGATAAGACCGGCATCGCCACACTCACACTCAATCGACCGCCAGCGAATGCGCTCAACGCCGCTTTCATGGGCGAAATAGCGCGCTCAATTAAAGAGTTAGAGCAATCGAAATGTCGGGGCCTCATACTCACTTCGTCGTCGGAGCACATTTTCTGCGCTGGTCTCGATCTGAAAGAATGTTACAAAACAGAGACGTCGCATTTGCAGGGCATTTGGGTTGCTTTGCAAAATCTCTGGCACACGCTCTACTCTTCGCCGCTCATCACTGTAGCGCTAATTAACGGTCACACGGTAGCGGGCGGTTGCATGCTAGCGCTGAGTAGCGAATATCGTATTATGCTGCCAAATTTTAAGATCGGCATCAACGAAACTATGGTGGGACTAGCGGTGCCAATGTGGTTGATAGACACCTACCTCAATGTTATATCCAACAGGCGCGTTGGTGAATGGGATCTAACAGCTAGTCGCATCTATAGTAGTGACGGCGCACTGAAGGCCGGTCTAGTTGATGAGTTGGCAGCTAGCAAAGAGCAAGGGCTGGAAAGAGCTGTGGCTTTCATCAGCAGCTATCCCAAGCATTCGTTGGCGGCGCGTGCGATCACCAAACGTCAGTTTCGGATGCACGATTTAAAGAATTTCGAAGATAATCGTCAACATGATTTGGAAATATTTCTGAGCACCATACAGAAGCCTCATGTGCAGTCATATCTGGGAGAATATTTGGAGAGTTTGAAGAAAAAGGCGTAG